The Lycium ferocissimum isolate CSIRO_LF1 chromosome 1, AGI_CSIRO_Lferr_CH_V1, whole genome shotgun sequence genome includes a region encoding these proteins:
- the LOC132061234 gene encoding uncharacterized protein LOC132061234, producing the protein MEGIAQPHNDALVISVLVNKFRIKRVLIDPGRSANIIRWRVIEQLGLLDQIVPTIRVLNGFNMACETTKGEITLPISMAGTTQQTKFYVIEGDMGYNALLGRPWIHLVRAVPSTMHQVLKFLTPDDIKTVRGEQQAEKEMFAVEESVRTIKAPDRSEGKNAK; encoded by the coding sequence ATGGAAGGCATCGCCCAGCCGCATAATGACGCACTAGTAATATCTGTCCTTGTTAATAAGTTTAGAATTAAACGTGtgctgattgatccaggtaggTCGGCTAATATCATCCGATGGAGAGTCATCGAACAGCTAGGACTACTAGATCAGATCGTGCCGACAATACGGGTCCTCAACGGATTCAACATGGCATGCGAAACGACGAAGGGTGAGATCACTTTACCGATCAGTATGGCAGGAACTACGCAGCAGACCAAATTTTATGTGATAGAGGGAGACATGGGATACAATGCATTGCTGGGCAGACCGTGGATTCACCTCGTAAGAGCGGTTCCCTCGACTATGCATCAGGTATTGAAATTTCTGACTCCAGACGATATCAAAACCGTCCGTGGTGAACAGCAGGCCGAAAAAGAAATGTTCGCGGTTGAAGAATCTGTTAGGACTATAAAAGCGCCAGATCGGAGTGAAGGGAAAAATgccaaatag